Below is a genomic region from Candidatus Alcyoniella australis.
GCCTCGCCCTGGGGTATGTCCTTTTTCCAGTCGCCGGGATCGACGATCTTCCACTCGGTGCCCGGGAACGGCAGCCCGATGGTGCCGATCTTGCGGTTGCCCCAGAACGGGTGGGCCGAGACCACGGGCGTGGACTCGGTTAGGCCGAAGCCCTCGGCCAGGCGCGCGCCGGTGACCTTCTCGAAGGCCTCCTGTACCGGGCGATGCAGCGGACCCGCGCCGGAGACGCAGAGCTCGAACTTGCCGGCCAGGTCGTATTTATCCACGTCCGGGAACTCGGCGATCCTTTTGAACAGGATCTCGGCCCCGGGGTACATCGAACCCTCTTCGGGTCCGAGTTCGACGATCTTGCGCAGCAGCTCGCCGGTCTCGGGCGGACGCGGGAAGAGGATCATGTGCGCGCCGACCATCAGGCTGATGTTCATCACGCAGGTCATGGCAAAGCTGTGGAACAGCGGCAGCACGCCGATCGACGCGACGCCGGGCTTGGTCTTGAACAGCCAGTGCTTGGACTGCAGCGCGTTGCTGTAGGTGTTGAAGTGGCTGAGCACCGCGGCCTTGGGCACGCCGGTGGTGCCGCCGGTCATGATGTAGGTCATCACGTCGTCGGCGGTCATATCGACCTTGGGCGGATTGGGCGCGGCCTTGATCAGATCCCTGAAGCGCAACGCCTGGGGCGGCACCGTGCCGGTGGGGATCTTCTTCAGCGCCTTGCCCAGCATCTTCTTCAGCGGGCTGATCTTGACCAAGTCCACGACGTTGGTGGCGATTACCTTATCCACCGGGCTCTCGTCGATGATCGGGGCCACGGTCGACTCGTAGAGCGAGTCGAGCACCAGCAGGTACTTGGCGCCGATGGTCTTGAGCTGGTGCAGCACCTCGCCGGACTTGTAGGTCGGGTTGATGCCCGAGGCGATGGCGCCGATCCGCGCGCAGGCGTAATAGCCCACCACGTACTGGAAGCTGTTGGGCAGCAGCATGGTGAACACCTCGCCCTTGCGCACGCCGATATTGTGCAACGCCGTGGCAAAGCGATCGACCAGCTCGTCGAGCTCCTTGTAGGTGATGTAGCAATCAAGGAACCATACGGCCTTGGCGTCGGGCCACTTGCGGGCCGATTCGCGCAACATCTCGCCCATGGTCACCTTGGGAAATTCGATGTTCTTCGGCACCTCGTCGGGCCATCCGGCCTCGGCAGTGAACCAAGATCTCGATTCGTCGACGTGGAAAGGATTAGAGCTCATACCGCCCCCCTAATTGAGCACTGCCGTGCTATTTCATCTGGTTGATTCGTACCGGTTGAGCGCTCATTTAAACCGGATCGCCAAACTTTGTAAAGACCGGTCAGGCTGCGCGCTTCCCTTGATCCGCGCGCCTGCTGTATGCTGAGCTGTCACTGTCAATATTAGCGAGGAATGAAGATGGCCGACAATGAGCAGCTTGTGGACCAGGCCGAGCTGTTCTGCGCCGCGCTCAAGGTGCTATGCCACCGCGAGCACAAGGCTCCCAGCGCAGTCGAAATCGGCGCGGAGGTCGGCATTGCGCGCGAACGCGCGCACTATCTGGCCAACCGTCTGGAAGAAGTCGGCGCGATCCGCATCGTGCCCACGGCCTTTGACGAGCGGATCTACCTCGAGGACTGGGTTAAGGTCGGCCAGCTGCGCGATCGCCAGGCCCCGCCCAAGGTCGAACAACTCGAACAGCAGCAGCAGTCCCAACGCGACGAGCTGTCCAAGCAGATCGACGCCCGTTTCGACCCCAAGGTCCGCGCCGGGGATAAGCAGGCCCTGTTCGCCGAGTTGCAGGCCAGGCTGCGCGACCCCAACGCCAATAAAAAGCCCAACCCCCTGGATGCGCTCGGACCTCGGGCCGACCAACAAGAGACCCAGCAGACCCAACAGGCCCAGCAGACCCAGCAGTCCCCGGACGAGCAAGCTCAAGACGAGCAGCCCCAAGACCAACCGCAGCAGGACGATCCGCCGAGCGAATAGCCCGGCAACGCCCGCGGGCCGCGCAGATCCATTAAAAATCTGAACAGGCCCGGGTCGAACCCGGGCCATGACCGTTTAAGAACGGCCGATGCCCACTAAATTAGGGCCATGGCTCGCCGTACCGAATCACACGGCGCCGGACCCTGCAGCAGAAGGAGGCACTCCCAAACAAGGGCCGGACAGACCGTCGTGCTCAGTTGAAACCGAGCTCCAAATACAACTCTTGCATCAGGCGGCTGCGAACCAATCCCACCAGTTCGTCGCCCAGCTCGGTCACCACCTCGGGCCGTAGCTTGATGTGCCCCAGATGTTCGCGGTGAGTGGGCTCGTAGCTGGCCAGCGCGATCAGCTCCTGGTCGCTGAGCTCCACTCCCCGCTCGTTTCTGCGGCGCCAGCGGTCGAGGTCTCGCAGCAGCATCAGATACATTGTTCTCTCCGTTTCGATTCTCGACATAAGCAATTAGCAAGGGGCATACCAACTTTTGCTTTTTGCTTATTTTTTATTTTTACGTCTGTTTTATAGGGAGTTTTTCAGCACAGAGTACACAGCTGGAACCAGGCGCAGTGACCCCGGCCCTCCAGATTCCGGACCGCG
It encodes:
- a CDS encoding AMP-binding protein, translated to MSSNPFHVDESRSWFTAEAGWPDEVPKNIEFPKVTMGEMLRESARKWPDAKAVWFLDCYITYKELDELVDRFATALHNIGVRKGEVFTMLLPNSFQYVVGYYACARIGAIASGINPTYKSGEVLHQLKTIGAKYLLVLDSLYESTVAPIIDESPVDKVIATNVVDLVKISPLKKMLGKALKKIPTGTVPPQALRFRDLIKAAPNPPKVDMTADDVMTYIMTGGTTGVPKAAVLSHFNTYSNALQSKHWLFKTKPGVASIGVLPLFHSFAMTCVMNISLMVGAHMILFPRPPETGELLRKIVELGPEEGSMYPGAEILFKRIAEFPDVDKYDLAGKFELCVSGAGPLHRPVQEAFEKVTGARLAEGFGLTESTPVVSAHPFWGNRKIGTIGLPFPGTEWKIVDPGDWKKDIPQGEAGELAVAGPQVMVGYLNKPEETAETIVESKGKRWLLTGDIGRIDEHGRVSIEDRKKQLIKYKGYSVFPTEVETLLMGHEAVLEVAVAGLPDVQSGEIIKAWAVLKDDYRGKVSADEIRAWAKENLTHYKVPRSIELIGELPKSMVGKVMRRTLQEADPIWVKANSESKG